From a region of the Bacillus oleivorans genome:
- a CDS encoding ABC transporter permease has translation MGDFPEIRWEFLGTAVEDFILWLDSTFEIVFDFIFLISSRTINGIEAFLNIIPWWVLLVAVFLLGWRLKSLSSGILYAAFLFLIGTFGLWEVLLLTIAIVLTSVVISLLLGIPLGIWMAVSNRMSLVMRPILDAMQTMPSFVYLIPAIFFFGLGNVSAVFATLIYALPPVVRLTELAIRNVDKEVVESAESFGSSKWQMLKKVQLPQALPTIMAGVNQTTMMALAMVVIASMVGAKGLGEQVLIAINRIDIALGFEAGISIVFLAIIIDRITGGAANRFQKHRRAE, from the coding sequence ATGGGTGATTTTCCTGAGATTCGCTGGGAGTTTTTAGGAACTGCCGTTGAAGATTTTATTTTATGGTTAGATTCAACATTCGAGATTGTTTTTGATTTTATTTTTCTTATTTCTTCCCGAACTATTAATGGGATTGAAGCATTTTTGAATATTATTCCATGGTGGGTCCTCTTAGTTGCGGTATTTCTTCTGGGGTGGCGGCTTAAATCGTTATCATCAGGTATCTTGTATGCCGCTTTTCTATTTTTAATTGGAACCTTTGGATTATGGGAAGTATTACTGCTTACCATCGCGATTGTTTTAACTTCTGTTGTCATTTCTTTGTTGCTTGGGATTCCATTAGGAATCTGGATGGCTGTCAGCAATCGGATGTCGCTTGTGATGCGGCCGATCTTAGATGCTATGCAGACGATGCCAAGTTTTGTCTATTTGATTCCTGCGATCTTTTTCTTCGGATTGGGAAATGTATCGGCTGTATTCGCCACTTTAATTTACGCACTTCCACCGGTAGTTCGGTTAACCGAACTTGCAATTCGTAATGTTGATAAAGAAGTGGTTGAATCCGCGGAATCATTTGGATCTTCAAAATGGCAAATGCTGAAAAAAGTGCAGCTGCCGCAAGCCTTGCCTACTATCATGGCTGGAGTGAACCAAACAACGATGATGGCATTGGCAATGGTGGTTATTGCTTCCATGGTTGGAGCAAAAGGACTAGGAGAACAAGTATTAATCGCGATTAACCGGATTGATATTGCCCTTGGCTTTGAAGCCGGAATTAGTATTGTATTTTTAGCGATCATTATCGATCGAATTACAGGTGGAGCCGCAAACCGCTTTCAGAAGCATAGGAGGGCTGAGTAA
- a CDS encoding quaternary amine ABC transporter ATP-binding protein: protein MSVKIKVEHVSKIFGPKPESIIPMVRKGMSKEEILKETNHTVGVYDASLEVKEGEIFVIMGLSGSGKSTLIRCFNLLNKPTDGAIFVDGENIVEYNSAQLKKFRQDKIAMVFQHFGLFSHRTVLGNVEYGLEIKNVPKAERQKIALENIEIVGLKGYEDKYPSELSGGMQQRVGLARSLANDPDILLMDEPFSALDPLIRREMQLELLDIQERLKKTIIFITHDVNEAFKLGDRVAVMKDGRVVQIGAPEEILENPANHYISEFIKDIDRSKILQAQNVMIKPNSLVSLKDGLKVAIKEMEENGLSSVFVVDRSRHLQGIVTIDDAIDGIKQKKTLQDVIKNDVLTVKKEEYVQDVIPKALETKFPLAVVNDEDRLEGLILRVHVLSSLVANEDE, encoded by the coding sequence ATGAGTGTAAAAATCAAAGTTGAACATGTATCGAAAATATTTGGTCCTAAACCAGAATCGATTATTCCAATGGTCCGAAAAGGAATGTCCAAAGAGGAAATCTTAAAAGAAACGAATCATACAGTTGGAGTATATGATGCATCTTTAGAAGTCAAAGAGGGCGAGATATTTGTTATTATGGGTCTTTCCGGCAGCGGGAAATCGACACTGATCCGTTGTTTCAATTTATTAAATAAACCAACAGACGGTGCCATCTTTGTTGATGGTGAAAATATTGTGGAATACAATTCTGCTCAGCTTAAAAAATTCCGTCAAGACAAAATTGCGATGGTTTTTCAGCATTTTGGCTTGTTTAGTCACCGGACGGTACTAGGGAATGTCGAGTATGGTTTAGAAATAAAGAATGTACCAAAAGCGGAGCGCCAAAAAATTGCACTTGAAAATATTGAAATTGTTGGTTTGAAAGGGTATGAGGACAAATATCCAAGTGAACTTTCTGGAGGGATGCAGCAACGGGTTGGCTTGGCCCGTTCGCTAGCAAATGACCCAGATATTCTTTTAATGGATGAACCGTTTAGTGCCCTTGATCCGCTTATTAGACGGGAGATGCAGCTTGAACTTTTAGATATTCAGGAACGGTTGAAAAAAACAATTATCTTCATTACCCACGATGTTAATGAAGCATTTAAACTGGGTGACCGGGTCGCTGTCATGAAAGATGGGAGAGTGGTCCAAATTGGGGCTCCAGAGGAAATCCTCGAAAATCCGGCTAATCATTATATCTCTGAGTTCATTAAGGATATTGACCGCTCCAAAATCCTGCAGGCGCAAAATGTCATGATCAAACCAAACTCTCTTGTTTCCTTAAAAGATGGTTTGAAAGTAGCCATTAAAGAGATGGAGGAGAATGGGCTATCAAGCGTATTTGTGGTTGACCGCAGCAGACATTTGCAAGGAATTGTCACGATTGATGATGCCATAGATGGAATTAAGCAGAAAAAGACGCTACAGGATGTTATTAAAAACGATGTCCTGACAGTCAAAAAAGAAGAATACGTTCAAGATGTTATTCCGAAAGCGCTGGAAACGAAATTTCCGCTTGCTGTCGTTAATGACGAAGACAGGTTAGAAGGCTTAATTCTTCGTGTTCATGTTTTGTCCAGTTTAGTAGCGAATGAGGACGAATAA
- a CDS encoding LysE family transporter, which produces MNTLFSYLLLGLSLAAPIGPINSAQLDRGIKYGFFHSWFIGLGAMTADAFYMILVYLGVVHFLDTPFMQTFLWSFGSFVLVYTGVETIINSGPSVTGSIRKKEPVYRSFLAGFLLSISNPLTILFWLGIYGSVLAKTATTYDVGQLWLYSSVILIGVMLWDFTMAFISSSFRKFLNMKMLNLISKLSGLSLIGFGFYFGYQAILVLMG; this is translated from the coding sequence ATGAATACACTTTTTAGTTACTTACTTTTAGGGTTATCTTTAGCTGCTCCTATTGGTCCGATTAATTCTGCCCAATTAGACCGAGGGATAAAATATGGTTTCTTCCATTCTTGGTTTATTGGTCTTGGGGCGATGACGGCTGACGCCTTTTATATGATTTTAGTCTATTTAGGTGTTGTTCATTTTCTTGACACCCCATTTATGCAAACATTTCTTTGGTCGTTTGGCTCTTTTGTTCTCGTTTATACAGGAGTAGAAACCATTATTAACAGCGGACCAAGTGTAACTGGCAGTATAAGAAAAAAAGAACCTGTTTATAGATCCTTTCTCGCCGGTTTCCTTTTATCCATTTCTAACCCTTTAACCATTTTATTCTGGCTCGGTATTTATGGGTCTGTACTGGCCAAGACCGCAACGACATATGATGTTGGACAGCTTTGGCTATATAGCAGTGTAATCCTTATCGGGGTAATGCTGTGGGATTTTACTATGGCTTTTATTTCAAGCAGTTTCAGGAAATTCCTAAATATGAAAATGCTGAACCTTATCTCTAAATTGTCAGGTCTATCATTAATTGGTTTTGGTTTCTATTTTGGCTATCAGGCCATTTTGGTTTTGATGGGGTAG
- a CDS encoding MgtC/SapB family protein, with translation MRLDIVIKLGVSAILGLAIGLERELKRKPVGLKTSLVISIVSCLLTIISIETTYIVPSRPDVNVTMDPLRLAAQIVSGIGFLGAGVILRRNNDSILGLTTAAMIWGAAGIGITVGAGFYFAAIAGVIFILLSVELVPFLLGLIGPKQLREKEILLKVIVVRQSAIHDVMEKIEALGMNIDSLRIKDLPDHQHLIQLRLSVDYRQQTADVYEMAVNLESVTSVEVESI, from the coding sequence ATGAGACTAGACATTGTCATAAAACTTGGGGTTTCAGCAATATTAGGATTAGCCATTGGTTTAGAAAGGGAGTTAAAGCGAAAACCAGTCGGGTTAAAAACAAGCCTAGTGATTTCAATTGTCAGCTGTTTATTAACGATTATTTCAATTGAGACTACCTATATCGTTCCCTCCAGACCGGATGTGAATGTTACAATGGATCCACTCCGTTTGGCAGCACAAATTGTATCTGGAATTGGATTTTTAGGCGCCGGAGTTATTTTAAGAAGGAATAATGACAGCATTCTTGGACTGACAACGGCTGCCATGATCTGGGGAGCAGCCGGAATCGGGATTACGGTTGGAGCGGGCTTCTATTTTGCCGCGATTGCCGGGGTAATTTTTATCTTATTGAGTGTGGAATTGGTCCCATTTTTACTAGGGCTGATTGGACCAAAGCAATTGCGGGAAAAAGAGATTCTTTTAAAAGTCATTGTCGTCAGGCAAAGTGCGATTCATGATGTTATGGAAAAAATTGAAGCTTTGGGGATGAACATAGACAGTCTTCGAATTAAAGATCTTCCCGACCATCAGCATCTGATTCAGCTCCGTTTGTCAGTGGATTATCGCCAGCAAACTGCCGACGTTTATGAAATGGCCGTCAATCTAGAAAGTGTGACAAGTGTTGAGGTTGAAAGTATTTAG
- a CDS encoding DMT family transporter encodes MNTSRMNPYFVVFVGVISVSTSAIFVKLADAPSGVTAFYRLLFSVLIMLPVFLLKYVGELKSVTRKDWLSSIIAGVFLAFHFILWFESLNYTSVASSTVLVTLQPLFAFIGGALFFKERITAAMVTSGIIAIIGSVLISWGDFRISGLALWGDFLALIACALITFYLFFGQSVRKRVSLMTYTFIVYSVSTITLFVYVLAKHEPLAPYSPPQWIYFLLLAVVPNLLGHTLFNWSIKFVSTSIISIAILFEPVGATILAYYILGENVVLTQILGGSIVIIGITTFLLNERKVKKNKRGEKNGNQSGASE; translated from the coding sequence TTGAATACTTCTAGGATGAATCCATATTTTGTGGTTTTTGTTGGCGTAATATCTGTATCTACATCGGCTATATTTGTAAAGTTAGCAGATGCACCGTCTGGAGTTACGGCCTTTTACAGGCTGCTTTTTTCTGTTCTTATTATGCTCCCAGTATTTCTTTTAAAATATGTAGGAGAGCTGAAATCAGTAACTAGGAAAGATTGGCTGTCTTCCATCATTGCGGGTGTATTTCTTGCTTTTCATTTTATCCTATGGTTCGAATCCCTGAACTATACATCCGTGGCAAGTTCAACCGTTTTAGTTACGTTACAGCCGCTATTTGCTTTTATTGGAGGAGCTCTCTTTTTTAAGGAAAGAATTACCGCAGCGATGGTGACAAGCGGAATTATTGCTATTATAGGAAGCGTTTTAATTAGCTGGGGAGATTTTCGTATTAGCGGATTAGCTCTTTGGGGAGATTTCCTTGCTTTGATTGCCTGTGCGTTGATTACATTTTATTTGTTTTTCGGACAATCAGTACGGAAGCGTGTCTCATTAATGACTTATACCTTTATTGTATATAGTGTAAGTACAATTACATTATTCGTTTATGTATTAGCGAAACATGAACCGCTAGCTCCTTATTCACCACCTCAATGGATTTATTTCTTGCTGCTAGCGGTTGTGCCAAATCTATTAGGCCATACCCTATTTAACTGGTCGATCAAATTTGTAAGTACATCTATTATTTCCATCGCGATTTTGTTCGAACCAGTTGGAGCTACGATATTAGCGTATTATATTCTAGGTGAGAATGTCGTTTTAACACAAATTCTCGGCGGTTCTATTGTCATCATCGGTATTACAACGTTTTTATTAAATGAAAGAAAAGTCAAAAAAAATAAAAGGGGGGAGAAAAATGGAAATCAGAGTGGCGCAAGCGAATGA
- a CDS encoding GNAT family N-acetyltransferase, which translates to MEIRVAQANDIDAIASVHIQSWRETYKGIVLDEVLDGLNMPQKIAQWTHILKQQEEHGNGQILVASIDGKIVGFAHFSKERTGHYDIDGELTTIYILKEYHRTGIGTALFRQGLDYLQSHSFKSMLVWVLADNPFKLFYESFQPVEADRQKFNIGTKVHEEIAYAWRDLSKLIERVG; encoded by the coding sequence ATGGAAATCAGAGTGGCGCAAGCGAATGATATTGATGCTATAGCGTCTGTACATATTCAGAGCTGGCGGGAAACGTATAAAGGGATTGTATTGGATGAGGTTTTAGATGGTTTAAACATGCCGCAAAAGATTGCTCAGTGGACGCATATTTTAAAACAGCAGGAAGAACACGGAAATGGACAAATATTGGTCGCATCAATTGATGGGAAAATAGTCGGTTTTGCTCATTTTAGTAAAGAAAGAACAGGTCATTATGATATTGATGGAGAATTAACCACCATTTACATTCTTAAAGAGTATCATCGAACGGGAATAGGAACTGCACTTTTTCGGCAAGGGCTTGACTATCTTCAAAGCCATTCCTTTAAAAGCATGCTCGTCTGGGTTCTGGCTGATAATCCTTTTAAACTATTTTACGAAAGCTTTCAACCGGTTGAGGCAGACCGTCAAAAATTCAATATAGGAACTAAAGTGCATGAAGAAATCGCATATGCCTGGAGAGATTTATCAAAATTAATAGAACGTGTAGGATGA
- a CDS encoding DUF2935 domain-containing protein, whose protein sequence is MKTFKESAVFEHLFWLQVLGDHARFILDSLPEKQKGDIEISIYFKNEYDRLLTMVQHQVYPSLEALTAEAEKLTEEFREFKLSIIRRHVSGKIRIHLSPTFINHMVNELEEYLLIISYLKNGEAPPIFHELHHHLVWLLDAAGHAGAISDTLDAVEKRLKEKSDKYTKHFEQFYLKAVELTGYLRANIDSFPALERMNHDVKLEIELFKLFLHEIEELELTEQILGTFAGLMADHMAREECYYLMKIAESTGSEEPDCDPTVPRSRDEM, encoded by the coding sequence TTGAAGACATTCAAAGAGAGCGCTGTTTTTGAGCACCTTTTTTGGCTACAGGTTTTAGGAGACCATGCCCGATTTATCTTGGATTCTCTGCCTGAAAAACAAAAGGGGGATATTGAGATATCCATCTATTTTAAAAATGAATATGACCGTCTATTAACAATGGTTCAGCACCAAGTCTATCCATCATTAGAAGCCCTCACAGCTGAGGCTGAAAAACTCACAGAGGAATTTCGTGAATTTAAGCTTTCTATTATTCGCCGTCACGTATCAGGTAAAATCAGAATCCATCTATCCCCCACGTTTATTAATCATATGGTCAATGAATTAGAAGAATACTTACTCATTATCAGTTACTTAAAAAATGGGGAAGCCCCTCCCATCTTTCATGAGCTTCATCATCATTTAGTCTGGTTACTAGATGCTGCCGGGCATGCAGGAGCCATTTCCGACACTCTGGATGCCGTAGAAAAACGGTTAAAAGAAAAAAGTGATAAATACACCAAGCATTTTGAACAATTTTATTTAAAAGCAGTAGAATTAACAGGTTACCTGCGGGCAAACATTGATTCCTTCCCAGCACTAGAACGGATGAATCATGATGTGAAGTTAGAGATTGAACTATTTAAATTATTCTTACACGAAATTGAAGAGCTCGAATTAACGGAACAGATTTTAGGGACTTTTGCAGGACTGATGGCCGATCATATGGCGAGGGAGGAATGCTATTACTTAATGAAAATTGCCGAGTCAACGGGAAGTGAGGAGCCTGATTGTGATCCAACTGTTCCGAGGTCACGGGATGAGATGTGA
- a CDS encoding YozQ family protein, protein MDKDYGKNVAGRIFDVQDYDKKDETSAGLAMTHEQATDDYTEGTVDGRMENVAGEDISLQEPRKKSE, encoded by the coding sequence ATGGATAAAGATTACGGAAAAAACGTGGCTGGAAGAATCTTTGATGTCCAGGATTATGATAAAAAAGATGAAACAAGTGCAGGATTAGCCATGACTCACGAACAAGCAACGGATGATTATACGGAAGGAACAGTCGACGGAAGGATGGAAAACGTGGCTGGTGAAGATATCAGCCTGCAAGAGCCCAGAAAGAAGAGTGAGTAG
- a CDS encoding 1,4-dihydroxy-2-naphthoate polyprenyltransferase, which produces METKMEAPAAVQANKGFRVWWQLMRPHTLTAGFVPVTIGTALALHEGQINILLFLAMLIASLLIQAATNMFNEYYDYKRGLDNEESVGIGGAIVRDGVKPETVLGLALSFFGIATLIGVYICMESSWWIAVIGIICMLVAYLYTGGPLPIAYTPFGELISGLFMGLIIILLSFYIQSGSVTTESILISIPISILVGAIMLSNNIRDLDGDKENGRKTVAILIGRKNAVNLLAAMFAVSYLWVAGLALSNEFSFWLLLVFLSIPKANEAVKGFKGKMKPIEMMPAMKATAQTNTIFGLLLTIGLTVSFFL; this is translated from the coding sequence ATGGAAACGAAAATGGAAGCACCCGCTGCTGTGCAAGCTAATAAGGGGTTTAGGGTGTGGTGGCAGTTAATGCGACCTCATACGTTAACTGCAGGATTTGTACCCGTAACCATTGGTACAGCTTTAGCCTTACACGAGGGTCAAATCAATATTTTATTATTTCTTGCCATGCTCATCGCAAGTCTCTTGATTCAAGCCGCAACAAACATGTTCAATGAATATTATGACTATAAACGCGGCTTAGATAACGAAGAATCTGTCGGAATTGGCGGAGCAATTGTAAGAGATGGAGTAAAGCCTGAAACAGTTCTTGGGCTCGCATTAAGCTTTTTTGGCATCGCCACACTAATCGGTGTGTACATTTGTATGGAAAGCAGCTGGTGGATTGCTGTCATCGGTATTATTTGTATGTTAGTCGCGTATCTCTATACTGGAGGACCGCTGCCGATTGCCTACACTCCTTTTGGAGAACTGATTTCTGGATTATTTATGGGACTTATTATCATTCTGCTGTCATTTTATATTCAATCAGGAAGTGTTACGACAGAAAGTATTTTAATCTCGATTCCGATTTCGATTTTAGTTGGTGCCATTATGCTCTCGAATAACATCCGTGATTTGGATGGAGATAAAGAAAATGGCCGTAAAACAGTGGCGATTTTAATAGGCCGAAAAAATGCGGTAAACCTGCTTGCAGCTATGTTTGCAGTATCTTATTTATGGGTTGCAGGTCTTGCACTCTCTAATGAATTTTCATTCTGGTTACTGCTAGTATTCTTAAGCATTCCAAAGGCAAATGAGGCGGTTAAAGGTTTTAAAGGAAAAATGAAGCCGATCGAAATGATGCCTGCAATGAAAGCCACTGCCCAAACCAACACCATCTTCGGATTATTATTAACAATTGGATTAACAGTATCTTTCTTTTTGTAA
- a CDS encoding isochorismate synthase, giving the protein MAVAQPVLFAAKALEAIHMAKQKNEPFFVSEILKIDAINPFLFYHAGQALYQNERFFWKNADDTLQLVGLGSAFSILSNEDHGRFAHVEEEWTKFKGRVVSDNKGKIEGAGPVLLGGFSFDPKKREAGIWSSFPNAQFFVPKFLLTIHNHKDVYLSVTFACKPYDEESIVKGVNQELEMLLSDARKSFENTRPLLVSKEEIAPDQWKASVSSAIDALKNKELEKVVLARKIKLTFEQELDVTSILQTLDQEQKDSFVFSFDWQGASFLGATPERLVRKKGDLAQSTCLAGSIGVGQSDDETAELGKWLLKDEKNTVEHNYVVQQITKTFENLCLEVQVDEKPKVLKMRDIQHLYTGIRGKVLHHVSLLDFVESLHPTPALGGTPRNKALQVIRDLEQMDRGFYAAPIGWCDFEDNGEFVVGLRSGLIQDHKATLFAGCGVVENSVPEKEYEETRIKFRPMLSALGGMEN; this is encoded by the coding sequence ATGGCTGTAGCGCAACCAGTTTTATTTGCAGCTAAGGCTCTTGAAGCTATCCATATGGCTAAACAAAAAAATGAGCCTTTTTTTGTGTCAGAAATTCTAAAAATAGATGCTATAAACCCATTTCTTTTTTACCATGCGGGACAAGCGCTGTATCAAAATGAGCGTTTTTTCTGGAAAAATGCAGATGACACACTTCAACTCGTAGGGTTAGGGAGTGCTTTCTCAATTCTATCCAATGAAGATCATGGCCGATTTGCACATGTTGAAGAAGAATGGACAAAGTTTAAAGGCCGCGTGGTATCCGATAATAAAGGAAAAATAGAGGGGGCTGGTCCCGTCCTATTAGGCGGCTTTTCGTTTGATCCGAAAAAAAGAGAAGCAGGAATCTGGTCATCGTTCCCTAATGCTCAATTTTTTGTTCCTAAATTTCTGCTGACCATTCACAATCACAAAGATGTATATCTGTCTGTAACTTTTGCTTGTAAACCCTACGACGAAGAATCGATTGTTAAGGGAGTTAATCAAGAACTAGAAATGCTTCTATCAGATGCAAGGAAATCGTTTGAAAATACCAGACCTTTATTAGTTTCTAAAGAAGAAATTGCTCCTGACCAATGGAAGGCGTCTGTCAGCAGTGCAATTGATGCTTTGAAAAATAAGGAGCTTGAAAAGGTTGTGTTAGCAAGAAAAATAAAATTAACCTTTGAACAAGAACTCGATGTTACATCGATTTTACAAACATTAGATCAGGAACAAAAAGACAGCTTCGTCTTCTCATTTGATTGGCAGGGTGCTAGTTTTCTCGGAGCTACCCCTGAGCGGTTGGTCCGGAAAAAAGGAGATTTAGCACAATCCACCTGTCTTGCCGGTTCAATTGGCGTTGGTCAATCTGACGATGAAACGGCTGAGTTAGGGAAATGGTTACTAAAAGATGAAAAAAATACAGTTGAACACAACTATGTGGTTCAACAAATAACGAAGACCTTTGAAAATTTATGTTTAGAGGTTCAAGTCGATGAAAAACCTAAAGTATTAAAAATGAGAGATATTCAGCATTTATATACTGGAATAAGAGGAAAAGTCTTACACCATGTCTCACTTCTCGATTTTGTGGAAAGTTTACATCCAACTCCTGCCCTTGGAGGGACACCGCGAAATAAAGCGCTTCAAGTGATTCGGGATTTAGAGCAAATGGATCGTGGCTTTTATGCTGCTCCAATTGGATGGTGTGATTTTGAAGATAATGGTGAGTTTGTAGTTGGATTACGTTCAGGGTTAATTCAGGATCATAAAGCCACATTGTTTGCTGGCTGTGGAGTTGTGGAAAACTCTGTCCCTGAAAAGGAATATGAAGAGACACGGATTAAATTCAGACCAATGTTATCGGCACTCGGGGGAATGGAAAATTGA
- the menD gene encoding 2-succinyl-5-enolpyruvyl-6-hydroxy-3-cyclohexene-1-carboxylic-acid synthase, producing MNWKTVLTVYVKTIVESLYQAGVRDAVISPGSRSTPLAYLFAEHPDIQTHVVIDERSAAFFAMGMAKKSSHPVVLLCTSGSAAANYYPAIVEAKYARVPLIALTADRPHELREVGAPQAIDQTHLYGKHVKWFVDLPQPSNQSNTISYLRQTCYKAFDLSQQFPKGPVHLNVPLPEPLIPELPVEFSKDQSRNSSGIGRTFPTSSMVRELSSLLNSNQNGLIIVGEIADEKAADWIVDLSETYQLPILADPLSQLRSNGDSPIQTLIDAYDTFLRFKEVQNEVRPDFVIRFGSMPVSKFLCQFMEELESIRFIVIDEGGHRDPIHKATDTWAVNESLLIKEVLQDRPTPQKPGKWAKKWLHYNQQTRMLIEEKSPLLKWNEGKAVHTILNYLPDQSLLYVGNSMPIRDVDTFLSKQPKRVHVLANRGTNGIDGVVSSALGASAKNTSNYLLIGDLSFYHDLNGLLISQMEGIDITIFVLNNNGGGIFSFLPQSNEPYHFEKLFGTPANLTFEHAVQMYKGFYTKVINEAELEEALKSLYTKQGLKVVEIMTNREENVVIHRELWNFVSREMMGNE from the coding sequence TTGAATTGGAAAACTGTTTTAACGGTATATGTAAAAACAATCGTTGAAAGCTTATACCAAGCTGGTGTTAGAGATGCAGTTATAAGTCCTGGTTCCCGTTCTACTCCGCTAGCTTATTTATTTGCAGAACATCCTGACATTCAGACACATGTAGTGATCGATGAAAGGTCTGCAGCCTTTTTTGCGATGGGGATGGCTAAAAAATCAAGCCATCCTGTTGTTTTGTTATGTACTTCAGGAAGTGCGGCCGCTAATTATTACCCGGCAATTGTGGAAGCTAAATATGCGAGAGTACCCTTGATAGCGTTAACAGCAGACAGACCGCATGAATTAAGAGAAGTCGGAGCTCCGCAGGCGATTGATCAGACTCATTTATACGGAAAACATGTGAAATGGTTTGTTGATCTCCCGCAGCCATCTAATCAGTCTAATACGATTTCCTACTTGCGGCAAACATGTTATAAGGCCTTTGATCTGAGTCAACAGTTTCCAAAAGGTCCTGTTCATTTAAATGTGCCGCTGCCGGAGCCATTAATTCCTGAATTGCCTGTAGAGTTTTCTAAAGACCAGTCAAGGAACAGCAGCGGGATAGGCAGAACCTTTCCGACCAGTTCAATGGTTAGAGAGCTTTCAAGTCTGTTAAACTCAAACCAAAATGGACTTATTATAGTAGGGGAGATTGCAGACGAAAAGGCCGCAGATTGGATTGTGGATCTTTCCGAAACCTATCAGCTTCCGATTTTGGCGGATCCGCTGTCTCAGCTTAGATCCAATGGAGATTCTCCGATTCAAACTTTAATTGATGCCTATGATACCTTTTTGAGATTTAAAGAGGTGCAAAACGAAGTCAGACCTGATTTTGTCATCCGCTTTGGGTCTATGCCCGTTTCTAAATTTTTATGTCAATTTATGGAAGAACTTGAAAGCATTAGATTTATAGTGATTGATGAAGGAGGACATCGGGATCCAATTCATAAGGCAACAGACACATGGGCAGTGAATGAATCCTTACTTATCAAAGAAGTTTTACAGGATCGTCCAACTCCACAAAAGCCTGGCAAATGGGCAAAGAAATGGCTTCATTATAACCAGCAAACGAGAATGTTAATTGAGGAAAAGAGTCCTTTACTCAAGTGGAATGAAGGTAAAGCAGTTCATACGATTCTGAACTACCTCCCGGACCAATCTCTTTTATATGTGGGAAACAGTATGCCAATTCGGGATGTAGATACATTTTTATCTAAGCAGCCGAAGCGAGTTCATGTCTTAGCCAACCGGGGCACAAATGGAATTGATGGTGTTGTGTCCTCTGCACTGGGTGCAAGTGCAAAGAATACATCCAATTACCTGCTCATCGGTGATTTATCTTTTTACCATGATCTTAATGGATTACTGATTAGTCAAATGGAAGGAATTGATATTACCATTTTTGTCTTAAATAATAATGGAGGGGGTATTTTTTCCTTCCTGCCACAATCGAATGAGCCCTATCATTTTGAAAAATTATTTGGCACACCGGCTAACTTAACGTTTGAACATGCTGTGCAAATGTATAAAGGCTTTTACACAAAGGTTATTAATGAAGCAGAATTAGAGGAAGCTCTTAAAAGCCTTTACACTAAACAGGGTTTAAAGGTAGTAGAAATTATGACGAATCGTGAGGAAAATGTCGTTATTCATCGAGAATTGTGGAATTTTGTTTCCCGGGAAATGATGGGAAATGAGTGA